The Drosophila sulfurigaster albostrigata strain 15112-1811.04 chromosome 3, ASM2355843v2, whole genome shotgun sequence genomic sequence TGCTGACTACCATGTGCCTGATGCTCCAGCTCGTCCGCTGGCCTATTATCGTTTCATTGAGAAGTCCGCCGAGGAGCTGGATGGCGAGATCGAATACGATGTGGATGAGGAGGACTCCGCGTGGCTGGAGCATATGAATGAGCAGCGGGCCAAGCAGAATCTCAATGCCATTGGCATCGATACTATGGAACTGCTGATGGATCGCCTCGAAAAGGAATCACATTTCCAGGCAGCGGCCAATGGCACGCCCACGGGCGTAGAGGTCGATGACGATGCCGTCTGTTGCATTTGCCTCGATGGCGAGTGCCAGAACACCAACGTGATACTCTTCTGCGACATGTGCAACCTGGCTGTGCATCAGGATTGCTATGGCGTGCCCTATATACCCGAGGGTCAGTGGCTCTGCCGTCGTTGCCTGCAATCGCCCAGCAAGGCGGTTAACTGTGTGCTCTGTCCCAATGCCGGTGGCGCCTTCAAGCAGACGGATAACGGGCAATGGGCGCATGTTGTGTGCGCCTTATGGATACCCGAGGTGCGTTTCGCCAACACCGTGTTCCTGGAGCCAATTGGTAAGTGAAACTCTAATCTactttcattcattcaatacTAACGCAATCTCTTCTAGATTCTATTGAGACCATACCGCCTGCTCGCTGGCGTCTCACGTGCTATGTGTGCAAGGAGAAGGGCCTGGGTGCGTGCATTCAGTGCCATCGGAACAGCTGCTATGCCGCCTTTCACGTGACGTGTGCTCAGCAGGCGGGCCTCTATATGACCATGGACACGGTCAAGGATGGCCACAACGATAGCTCGGTGCATGTGCAGAAGTTCGCCTATTGCCACGCCCATACGCCCGCCGATGCCAAGCTTAAGACCAATGTGCCCGACTTCGAGGACACGCGCCTCAAGATGCGCGAGGCACGCAAGGCGCTGGCCAAGAAGCGTTCGACGGCGCCGGTGGTCTTGATACCCACAATACCACCGGATCGTGTGCAGGAGATTGCGAGCATGGTGCACATGCAAAAGAAGAAGGAGTTCCTCGATCGCATCATTGCCTACTGGACGCTCAAGCGACACTATCGCAACGGTGTGCCTCTGCTACGACGCCTGCAGAGTCAGGGCAATAATCATGGCGTGATTCAGCGCAACGGCATCGAGGGCTCGCCAGACACCAAGGAGCTGTACAGGCAGCTCAAGTACTGGCAGTGTTTGCGACAGGATCTGGAGCGAGCGCGACTGCTGTGCGAGTTGGTGCGCAAGCGGGAGAAGTTGAAGGTGGCCTTTGTGAAGATCTCCGAGGAGGTGGTAATGCTGCAGCTCAATCCCTTGGAGTCGGCTCTGGGCAAGCTGCTGGATGCGCTGGAGACGCGCGACACCATGGAGATCTTTCGGGAGCCAGTGGACACCAGTGAAGTGCCCGATTATATGGATATTGTGAAACATCCCATGGACTTGGGCACAATGCGAACGAGGCTCAAAGATTGCCGCTATACATCGCTGGAGCAGCTGGAGGCAGACTTTGATCTGATGATACAGAATTGCTTGGCGTACAACAACAAGGATACGGTGTTCTATAGGGCAGGCATCCGGATGCGCGATCAGGCGGCGCCATTGTTTGTGCAGTTGCGCAAGGAGCTGCAACGCGATGGACTGCTGGAGCGCAATCAGCGCTCGCATGTGGATCATGTGGAGGGCGAGGTGGAGCAGGAGTTGCGACAGCTGCTGGCGGCGCCACCCAGCGAAGATGTTGTACAAAAGCTGCTCATACTCGCCGACAAGTCGCAGGTGCTTAAGAATCCCAGCTATCGCACCAAGAAGATCAAGCAGATTCGTTTGGAAATCACGCGCATGCGCAAAGCGCTGCAAAAAGCGCGCTTTGCAGCGGTAAGTTGAAGATAGCTTTAACTTTATTCGATgtacaattaataataattactatttGCAGCGACATGCGGCACATGCGCATTCCCAGagcgacgacgatgaggacGAGGATACGGGCGTGACGCCGTCCAAGAAACGCACACGCAAACGCCTCAACAGCAGCGCCATGGATTTGGACGAGTCACAGGATATGCAGGTGCAtcacaacgatgacgacgaggacgatgacgatgactcCGAAGATGATTCAATGGCCGAAGATAGTATCAGCAAAAATGCTGGCCACATGGCACAAACGCCGCCCTGCAGTCCCGTCAAGAGTCTCAACAACAGTAGCTCTCCCGTGGGCATTAATCGAAGGTAAGAAATCTAGTTTGTTATCTTGGATTAGTCTAACATTTGTTCATATTCTAGGACGGCAATACTGTTGACGCGCAAGGCGCAAGCGGCGCTCAAACGGCCCTCTGAGCAACTGACAACGCCCGTCAAAGAGGAGCACCACAATTCTCAGTCATCCAGCGCACAGTCAACGAGCGCCAGCTCGAGTTCAACAACGACGGCAGCCACAGCGGCATCCAGCATGCTGAATGCATCGCTTGcgactgccacgcccacggctgccggcaactttgcgttgacGCACAACAGCACAATGGCTGCCGGAGTTGCggccgctgcagcagctgcctctAACCTGACGCCCACGACGTTGTCGGTCAATAACAAGCTTAGCTTAAGCCTGGGTTCCAGTCTGGCGCTGGCCAAGTCACCGAAGCGACCTGCGCGCTATCGTCGCCTGCCCTCGATGTCGCCAAAGAAGTCACCGAATCCAGCAGCAACGCAACCAAATGCTTCGGCAATTGGatcaacagctgcagctgccgtgGAAGCGGTGCCCTTTGAGCGCATACCGGATAGCTTTCGAGTCTATAGAGCGAACAATCAGCGCGACGTCAGTGATAGCGACGATGCGCCCTCCCAGTCAAGCAGTccctgcagcagctgctccgaCTTTAGCATGTCCGGCAGCTGCTCGGACTTTGACAGCGACGAGGCGAGCGACGGCGATGCGCATAGCGATGATGGTGATTCCGACAGCATGAAGGGCAATGTGATGAACGATGACTCGCAAGGGGATTGCACAACGGATGCCATGGACTTGCAGCATGCCACACTGAATAATACGCAGGGCAACGGCAACAtggccatcagcagcagtgaCAGCAGCTCGGACAGTGATGATGAGAACAGTGCCGACATGCTGGATGCCAGTGCGTTGGCCAAACAGCGAATCACACGTAGCACGCCAACACCCACGCCCTTGCAGGGGCGTGGCGGTGCAATGGCTGCGGCCAGAGGACGTGGTAAGCGACGCAGTAATCTCAGTGAATCTACCAGCTCGACAGCGACGCCGCCGCCCCTCATACGCAAGGCCGGCAAGCTGAGATCAGCGACGCCGAATGCATCGCCacttgtaaataatataaaatcgCGACGCAGCACGATGACAGCAAGCGGCGGtcacaacaatagcagcagcacagcCATGACAACGACGCtgacgaacaacaacaagagtaaaCTGCATCATGAACTGGAGGAGACGGCAACGGTGGGTGTGGCTGGCGACTTGCTGGTGCGGCACAACAGCAGCTCACAGAAGGCATCGCTGGAACCGCTGCAGCTGGTGTGGGCCAAATGTCGTGGCTACCCTTGGTATCCGGCGCTTATCTTGGACCCCAAGACACCCAAGGGTTTCGTGTACAATGGAGTGCCATTGCCGGCGCCGCCAACGGATGTGCTGGCGTTGCGCAAGAATTGCATCGATGACGTTGTCTTTCTGGTGCTGTTCTTCGATGTGAAACGAACGTGGCAATGGTTGCCGGCGAATAAGCTGGACATCCTGGGCATTGACAAGCAGCTGGATCAGCAGAAGCTCGTTGAGTCACGCAAGCCCGCGGAACGGAAGGCCGTGAAAAAAGGCCTATCAGGATGCGCTGCTTTACCAGAGTCAGGTATCCGATCTAGAGGGTCAAGGGCCCGATCCAATCATGTGAAAGCTGTTTGCCCAACTGCATTTGACGGTCAACTATTAACCTGTTGAATGTGCCGCCGACGCCCCCCCGCCTTGTAATTATGTTAAATCCATATTCGTTCCATTACGAATATCATTTCGATTCGCTCTCGAAATTGCCCAGCCATATGCAGAGTTAAGACGTTGCTCGGATCGGATCAGATCGGTTGGAAgtaagctgagctgagctgggAGCTATTTGTATTGTTACTGAAAAGGCCCTCCATTAGTGTATTTCGTTTACATGCATATTTACTTtactctatatacatatatacgatcATTTCCTGTTTTATGGGTATTTCGAATTCGAATACGATTTTTGAGTTTTCCACTCTTCGAATTTCCAATTTACACTGCAAGTGgcaattttctttgttttgcttttaaactGGCTTCTTAAACAAAAATCTATTGAATTCTTCATTGTACAATTTTGTAAAGTTTAATTCTTTCCCTTCATCCTTTCGCATAatagagacaacaacaagaacagcaacaaatggaatttaaaaCCTCAAGACGTTTcactaaaaatcaaatcaatgtttaagttaaatagttttaagcaaacaaaattgagAAATTAGAAAATAGTTAAGcgtataaaaaaattgaaaaaaaacaaacaaaaataatgtaaaaagcagcaacaacatttacaAATAGCATTAAATTGTGTATGTCAGTGCGAGTGAGAGTGCgtctgtgtatatgtgtgtaaagtgtatgtatgttttgtgtgtgtgtatgtctatTAAGCGTGTTCCGTTTATAATTTCCGTATgaacaaatatgcaaaagtttgattattattacgatgtattacgacgacgacgacgacgatgacgatgatagTGAAGATAACGCGacgattattattactattatcattattattattatcattattattattgtcattattattattataattacattgtgtaattaatgcaaattattagGGTTTAAGTGAAAAGCGTAGACAATTAAGTATTGTAGTAGTTGCCCATAACAAGATTgaatattgtttaaatttaacgGTAAAGTAAAGTgcagaaaataaatgttttaaacaaaaaaaatccaatGCATTTCATTCATGCTCAACTGGTTACAGTTTGAGGAGCGCACAGTTTGAGAGTCACCGCGCAGTGAGCGTCACACACAATCACTCGATATAAGCCAATTTAATTGGACAGAAAACGTGTTAAGCgagcgaaataaaaatacagaaaaatgaaaagaaacaaaacaatacaagTACAGATCAGCATGCCAGATGACAGATTGGACAACTGgcgagacgacgacgacgacgacgtaaAAATACGCAAACATACgaaataatacaaatgtgttttgttttgttgtttttctttgctgttttcaataaattcaacGTAAAAGCGACGCGTCATTTATGGCTTGTGTATTTAGGCTGGCAAAATACGCGTAATCGAATTGCATTTG encodes the following:
- the LOC133840147 gene encoding LOW QUALITY PROTEIN: bromodomain-containing protein homolog (The sequence of the model RefSeq protein was modified relative to this genomic sequence to represent the inferred CDS: deleted 1 base in 1 codon), which encodes MGLDFDVVEYCKGVKTKQSQPPFGCPVRDCDRSYKTLVGLQGHLTNYDHDNPQPLTPILKPNRKKARSSRALHSTPKGNDSGSGGGDGGGIGGGGATKNNDSEFSNAAHRNVHCNPESLVSYNELEATVTFNIDGKSVRLGIDDPLPIVDDEEFVRLVERGCILNADAPPLEEKASWAKVQVPVANVREIADYHVPDAPARPLAYYRFIEKSAEELDGEIEYDVDEEDSAWLEHMNEQRAKQNLNAIGIDTMELLMDRLEKESHFQAAANGTPTGVEVDDDAVCCICLDGECQNTNVILFCDMCNLAVHQDCYGVPYIPEGQWLCRRCLQSPSKAVNCVLCPNAGGAFKQTDNGQWAHVVCALWIPEVRFANTVFLEPIDSIETIPPARWRLTCYVCKEKGLGACIQCHRNSCYAAFHVTCAQQAGLYMTMDTVKDGHNDSSVHVQKFAYCHAHTPADAKLKTNVPDFEDTRLKMREARKALAKKRSTAPVVLIPTIPPDRVQEIASMVHMQKKKEFLDRIIAYWTLKRHYRNGVPLLRRLQSQGNNHGVIQRNGIEGSPDTKELYRQLKYWQCLRQDLERARLLCELVRKREKLKVAFVKISEEVVMLQLNPLESALGKLLDALETRDTMEIFREPVDTSEVPDYMDIVKHPMDLGTMRTRLKDCRYTSLEQLEADFDLMIQNCLAYNNKDTVFYRAGIRMRDQAAPLFVQLRKELQRDGLLERNQRSHVDHVEGEVEQELRQLLAAPPSEDVVQKLLILADKSQVLKNPSYRTKKIKQIRLEITRMRKALQKARFAARHAAHAHSQSDDDEDEDTGVTPSKKRTRKRLNSSAMDLDESQDMQVHHNDDDEDDDDDSEDDSMAEDSISKNAGHMAQTPPCSPVKSLNNSSSPVGINRRTAILLTRKAQAALKRPSEQLTTPVKEEHHNSQSSSAQSTSASSSSTTTAATAASSMLNASLATATPTAAGNFALTHNSTMAAGVAAAAAAASNLTPTTLSVNNKLSLSLGSSLALAKSPKRPARYRRLPSMSPKKSPNPAATQPNASAIGSTAAAAVEAVPFERIPDSFRVYRANNQRDVSDSDDAPSQSSSPCSSCSDFSMSGSCSDFDSDEASDGDAHSDDGDSDSMKGNVMNDDSQGDCTTDAMDLQHATLNNTQGNGNMAISSSDSSSDSDDENSADMLDASALAKQRITRSTPTPTPLQGRGGAMAAARGRGKRRSNLSESTSSTATPPPLIRKAGKLRSATPNASPLVNNIKSRRSTMTASGGHNNSSSTAMTTTLTNNNKSKLHHELEETATVGVAGDLLVRHNSSSQKASLEPLQLVWAKCRGYPWYPALILDPKTPKGFVYNGVPLPAPPTDVLALRKNCIDDVVFLVLFFDVKRTWQWLPANKLDILGIDKQLDQQKLVESRKPAERKAVKKAYQDALLYQSQVSDLEGQGPDPIM